A genomic window from Dechloromonas sp. A34 includes:
- a CDS encoding ParA family protein — MKAFLVANPKGGSGKSTLATNLAGYFASKRHDVMLGDIDRQQSSREWLAIRPFALPSIDTWEIGADNISRPPKGTSHVVLDTPAGLHGKLLEKVLKLSTRVIVPVQPSMFDMLATRHFLTELLSEKAVRKGKADVAVIGMRVDARTRAAAELERFFATFDLPVLTYLRDTQTYVQATAAGMTLFDLPPSRAERDLEQWRAIIEWAEAG; from the coding sequence ATGAAAGCCTTTCTCGTCGCCAACCCCAAGGGCGGCTCCGGCAAGAGCACGCTGGCCACCAACCTGGCCGGCTACTTTGCTTCCAAACGCCACGACGTGATGCTCGGCGACATCGACCGCCAGCAGTCCTCGCGCGAATGGCTAGCCATCCGGCCCTTCGCGCTGCCCAGCATCGATACCTGGGAGATCGGCGCCGACAACATTTCCCGCCCGCCCAAGGGTACCTCGCATGTCGTGCTCGATACCCCGGCCGGCCTGCACGGCAAGCTGCTGGAGAAAGTGCTCAAGCTGTCGACGCGGGTCATCGTGCCGGTTCAGCCGTCGATGTTCGACATGCTGGCGACGCGTCACTTCCTGACCGAACTGCTCTCCGAAAAGGCTGTGCGCAAGGGCAAGGCCGATGTCGCGGTGATCGGCATGCGGGTCGATGCCCGGACCCGCGCCGCCGCAGAGCTGGAGCGCTTCTTCGCGACTTTCGACCTGCCGGTGCTGACTTATCTGCGCGACACGCAGACCTACGTCCAGGCCACCGCCGCCGGCATGACCCTGTTCGACCTGCCGCCCTCGCGCGCCGAGCGCGACCTCGAGCAGTGGCGGGCGATCATCGAGTGGGCCGAGGCGGGATAG
- a CDS encoding YbfB/YjiJ family MFS transporter: MSQQRERLKVLSAGIFSLILVLGVARFSYTPLLPLMQQQAGLGIAEAGWLAALNYAGYLSGALIASLISDLVLKDKLYRIGMVVAVLSTVVMGLSTDLTVWALSRFVAGLSSAAGMLLGTGLILNWLIRHNHRSELGIHFAGIGIGIAGCAAAVGLMSHWLDWREQWFAFTAIGALLLIPALSWLPAPDTSGVTKSGQVMTDNPPSPLFMRLFMAAYFCAGFGYVISATFIVAIVNQLPGLAGQGNLAFLAIGIGAAPACFNWDLIARKTGDLNALILAAVLQIIGMLLPVVVGGLFATLIGALLFGGTFIGMVSLVLTMAGRYYPTRPAKMMGKMTLSYGAAQIIGPAITGWLAAGQGSYAAGLYVAAGVMVVGTVLLLALKAVEKRDARAAFQACPQA, translated from the coding sequence ATGAGCCAACAGAGAGAACGCCTCAAGGTGTTGAGCGCCGGCATTTTCAGCCTGATCCTGGTGCTCGGCGTCGCCCGCTTTTCCTACACCCCGCTGCTGCCGCTGATGCAGCAGCAGGCCGGGCTGGGCATCGCCGAAGCCGGCTGGCTGGCGGCGCTGAATTACGCCGGCTACCTGAGCGGCGCCCTGATCGCCTCGCTGATCAGCGACCTCGTCTTGAAGGACAAGCTCTACCGGATCGGTATGGTGGTCGCCGTGCTTAGTACCGTGGTCATGGGCCTGAGCACCGACCTCACGGTCTGGGCGCTGTCGCGCTTCGTCGCCGGGCTGTCCAGCGCCGCCGGCATGCTGCTCGGCACCGGCCTGATCCTCAACTGGCTGATCCGCCACAATCACCGCAGCGAACTGGGCATCCACTTCGCCGGCATCGGCATCGGCATCGCCGGCTGCGCCGCTGCGGTCGGCCTGATGAGCCATTGGCTGGACTGGCGCGAGCAGTGGTTCGCCTTCACCGCCATCGGCGCCCTGCTGCTGATTCCCGCCCTCAGCTGGCTGCCGGCGCCGGATACCAGCGGCGTCACCAAGAGCGGGCAGGTGATGACCGACAACCCGCCCAGCCCGCTCTTCATGCGACTCTTCATGGCTGCCTATTTCTGCGCCGGCTTCGGCTACGTAATCAGCGCCACCTTCATCGTCGCCATCGTCAATCAATTGCCGGGCCTGGCCGGCCAGGGCAACCTGGCCTTCCTGGCGATCGGCATCGGCGCCGCGCCTGCCTGTTTCAACTGGGACCTGATCGCCCGCAAGACCGGCGACCTCAACGCCCTGATCCTGGCCGCCGTGCTGCAGATCATCGGCATGCTGCTGCCAGTGGTGGTCGGCGGCCTGTTTGCGACCCTGATCGGGGCGCTGCTCTTCGGTGGCACCTTCATCGGCATGGTCAGCCTGGTGCTGACCATGGCCGGCCGCTACTACCCGACCCGCCCGGCCAAGATGATGGGCAAGATGACGCTCTCCTACGGCGCCGCGCAGATCATCGGTCCGGCGATCACCGGCTGGCTGGCCGCCGGCCAGGGCAGTTACGCGGCAGGGCTTTATGTCGCGGCCGGGGTTATGGTGGTCGGCACCGTCTTGCTGCTGGCCCTGAAAGCGGTCGAAAAGCGCGACGCCCGGGCCGCGTTTCAGGCCTGCCCGCAGGCCTGA
- a CDS encoding LysR family transcriptional regulator — protein MELVALRTFQAVVEEGGILAASRKLNTVQSNVTGRIRRLEDELGTELFFRKGRGLELAPSGRVLLDYARRMLLLERQTSAAVRQVGESVGELRIGAMETFAALYLPTALKAVRVGHPRLELRVSTGTSSKLADQVLAHKLDCAFVAGPVVHPDLCFDELAVEELVQISAVGSNPVEQPLILFREGCAYRTRALAWQRATGHAVADAMEFGTLEGILGCVAVGLGWTLMPRRVVEQSAHAGELVVVGVPDEIGRVPTGMISLRDGPPMGALKTLAEAISAAARRAG, from the coding sequence ATGGAACTCGTCGCCCTGCGTACCTTCCAGGCGGTGGTCGAAGAAGGCGGCATCCTCGCCGCCTCGCGCAAGTTGAACACTGTCCAGTCCAACGTCACCGGCCGCATTCGCCGGCTCGAGGATGAGTTGGGCACCGAACTCTTCTTCCGCAAGGGGCGCGGGCTGGAACTGGCGCCCTCGGGCCGCGTGCTGCTCGACTATGCGCGCCGCATGTTGCTGCTCGAGCGCCAGACCAGCGCCGCGGTCCGCCAGGTCGGCGAAAGCGTCGGCGAACTGCGTATCGGGGCGATGGAAACTTTTGCCGCCCTCTACCTGCCGACGGCCCTGAAGGCCGTGCGCGTCGGGCATCCGCGCCTCGAGCTGCGGGTGTCGACCGGAACCAGTAGCAAGCTGGCCGACCAGGTGCTGGCCCACAAGCTCGACTGCGCTTTCGTCGCCGGGCCGGTCGTCCATCCCGATCTGTGCTTCGACGAACTGGCGGTCGAGGAACTGGTGCAGATTTCGGCCGTCGGCAGCAACCCGGTCGAGCAACCGCTGATCCTGTTTCGCGAAGGCTGCGCCTACCGCACCCGGGCCCTGGCCTGGCAGCGCGCCACCGGCCACGCGGTGGCTGATGCCATGGAGTTCGGGACGCTGGAAGGCATTCTCGGCTGCGTCGCGGTCGGCCTCGGCTGGACCCTGATGCCGCGCCGGGTGGTCGAGCAGTCGGCGCATGCCGGCGAGTTGGTGGTGGTCGGCGTGCCCGACGAAATCGGCCGCGTGCCGACCGGCATGATTTCCCTGCGCGACGGGCCGCCGATGGGGGCGCTGAAAACCCTGGCCGAAGCGATTTCGGCGGCGGCCCGGCGGGCGGGCTGA
- a CDS encoding DMT family transporter → MNKTTVVLLTMVAMIAFAANSLLCRIALRGGHIDAASFTLVRLAAGALMLGLIVHLRAGGIVRHGSWRSAFALFTYAAGFSFAYLSLPAAAGALLLFGAVQATMIGYGLWRGERLGVVPAAGVILAGAGLVGLLLPGLSAPPLAGSLLMIVAGIAWGVYSLRGRGSTDATASTAGNFIRALPFVAALSLIMLPQAAMDVVGLGYAIASGALASGLGYAVWYSALPGLRATSAATVQLSVPVIAALGGSVFLDEAITPRLVLAAVAVLGGITLVITARKTAK, encoded by the coding sequence ATGAACAAGACAACGGTCGTGCTGCTGACGATGGTGGCGATGATCGCCTTTGCCGCCAATTCGCTGCTCTGCCGCATCGCGCTCCGCGGCGGACACATCGACGCAGCCAGCTTCACCCTGGTACGGCTGGCGGCCGGCGCGCTGATGCTCGGCCTGATCGTCCATCTGCGCGCCGGCGGGATCGTCCGACACGGTAGCTGGCGCTCGGCATTCGCGCTGTTTACCTATGCCGCCGGTTTCTCCTTCGCCTACCTCAGCTTGCCGGCGGCGGCCGGCGCCCTGCTGCTGTTCGGCGCCGTGCAGGCGACCATGATCGGCTACGGCCTGTGGCGTGGCGAACGCCTCGGCGTCGTTCCGGCAGCCGGCGTGATCCTCGCCGGAGCCGGGCTGGTCGGCCTGCTGCTGCCCGGACTGTCCGCCCCGCCGCTCGCCGGTTCGCTGCTGATGATCGTCGCCGGTATCGCCTGGGGCGTCTATTCGCTGCGCGGCCGCGGCAGCACCGACGCGACTGCCAGCACGGCCGGCAACTTCATCCGCGCCCTGCCGTTTGTCGCGGCGCTCAGCCTGATCATGCTGCCGCAGGCCGCCATGGATGTCGTCGGCCTGGGCTATGCCATCGCCTCCGGGGCGCTCGCCTCCGGCCTCGGTTACGCGGTGTGGTACAGCGCCCTGCCGGGATTGCGCGCGACCAGCGCGGCAACCGTGCAACTCAGCGTGCCGGTGATCGCGGCGCTCGGCGGCAGCGTTTTTCTCGACGAGGCGATCACGCCGCGCCTGGTCCTGGCCGCTGTCGCCGTCCTCGGTGGCATCACGCTGGTGATCACCGCCCGCAAAACCGCGAAGTAA
- a CDS encoding type I restriction endonuclease subunit R — protein sequence MTEEQLEQEALGWLTDAGYDTLFGPDIAPDGDSAERASYQQVLLPFRLREAIHRLNPDIPTAAREDALKQVLDLGIPALLSANRHFHKLLVGGVPVEYQKEGETRGDFVRLIDWSNPAKNRWLAVNQFSIKGPHHTRRPDVILFVNGLPLVLLELKNPADEKADIWKAYDQIQTYKEQIPDVFQYNELLVISDGSEARLGSLSSNAERFMQWRTIDGLTLDPLGQFNELETLIRGVLAPAQLLDYLRFFVLFEDDCGLAKKIAGYHQFHAVRAAINQVVVASRPGGTHKGGVVWHTQGSGKSITMTCFAARVMQETAMENPTIVVITDRNDLDGQLFGVFSLAQDLLREQPVQANTRQDLRAKLGNRPSGGIVFATIQKFMPGEDEDSFPVLSERSNIVVIADEAHRTQYGFEAKLKTVKAPIERYMNVLPGHNVATNDDHQLRVAEPLAEYGARYQVGYAQHLRDALPNATFVAFTGTPVSSEDRDTRAVFGDYIHVYDMQQAKEDGATVAIYFESRLAKLSLKQEELPQIDDEVDELAEDEEDSQKAQLKSKWAALEKVVGAEPRIASVAGDLVAHFEERNQAQSGKAMVVAMSREICVHLYNEIVKLRPEWHDADPEKGAIKIVMTGSASDKALLRPHIYSAQIKKRLEKRFKDPADPLSIVIVRDMWLTGFDAPCVHTLYVDKPMKSHNLMQAIARVNRVFKDKQGGLVVDYIGIANELKSALREYTNSNGRGRPTVDAAEAYAVLAEKLDILRGLLHGFDYSDFLCAGHKRLAGAANHVLGLKDGKKRFADTALAMSKAFTLCCTLDEAKAVREELAFFQAVKVILTKRELSAQKRSDEERELAIRQIIGSAVVSEEVVDVFDAVGLDKPNIGILDDEFLADVRNLPERNLAVELLERLLEGEIKTRFAGNVVQEKKFSELLANVIKRYQNRAIETAQVIEELIEMARKFRAAANRGEELGLTDDEVRFYDALVDNESAVRELSDETLKKIAHELTENLRQNLSVDWSARESVRAKLRLMVKRILRKYKYPPDQQDAAVELVLRQMQALGEAWMA from the coding sequence ATGACTGAAGAGCAACTCGAACAGGAAGCGCTGGGCTGGCTGACCGACGCCGGCTACGACACGCTCTTCGGTCCGGACATCGCCCCGGATGGCGATAGCGCCGAACGCGCCAGTTATCAGCAGGTGCTGCTGCCGTTTCGTCTGCGCGAAGCCATCCACCGGCTAAACCCGGACATCCCGACTGCCGCCCGAGAAGATGCCTTGAAGCAGGTGCTTGATCTCGGCATCCCGGCTTTGCTTTCGGCGAATCGCCATTTCCACAAATTGCTGGTTGGCGGCGTGCCGGTGGAATACCAGAAAGAGGGCGAAACGCGCGGTGATTTCGTTCGCCTGATCGACTGGAGCAATCCAGCCAAGAACCGCTGGCTGGCGGTCAATCAGTTCTCCATCAAAGGCCCGCACCACACCCGCCGGCCGGATGTGATCCTGTTCGTGAACGGACTGCCGCTGGTGCTGCTGGAGCTGAAGAATCCTGCCGACGAGAAGGCCGATATCTGGAAAGCCTACGACCAGATCCAGACCTACAAGGAACAGATCCCCGATGTGTTCCAGTACAACGAGCTGCTGGTCATTTCGGACGGTAGCGAGGCGCGGCTGGGTTCGCTGTCCAGCAATGCCGAGCGTTTCATGCAGTGGCGGACGATCGATGGCCTGACGCTCGATCCGCTGGGTCAGTTCAACGAGCTGGAAACGCTGATTCGCGGCGTTCTGGCGCCGGCGCAACTGCTCGATTACCTGCGCTTCTTTGTGCTGTTCGAGGATGACTGCGGGCTGGCCAAGAAGATTGCCGGTTATCACCAGTTCCATGCGGTGCGGGCGGCGATCAACCAGGTGGTGGTGGCTTCGCGCCCCGGTGGCACGCACAAGGGCGGCGTTGTCTGGCATACGCAGGGCAGCGGCAAGAGCATCACCATGACCTGCTTCGCCGCACGGGTGATGCAGGAAACGGCGATGGAGAACCCGACCATCGTCGTCATCACCGACCGCAACGATCTGGATGGGCAGTTGTTCGGGGTGTTTTCGCTGGCCCAGGATTTGTTGCGCGAGCAGCCGGTGCAAGCCAACACCCGGCAGGACTTGCGCGCCAAACTGGGCAACCGACCATCTGGCGGCATTGTGTTCGCCACCATTCAGAAATTCATGCCGGGCGAGGATGAGGACAGCTTCCCGGTTCTTTCCGAGCGCAGCAACATCGTGGTGATTGCCGACGAGGCGCACCGGACGCAGTACGGTTTCGAGGCCAAGCTGAAAACTGTTAAGGCGCCCATTGAACGTTACATGAACGTGTTACCCGGGCATAACGTGGCCACCAATGATGACCATCAACTACGCGTGGCCGAACCGCTGGCCGAGTATGGGGCGCGGTATCAGGTCGGCTATGCCCAGCATTTGCGCGACGCCCTGCCCAATGCCACCTTCGTTGCCTTCACCGGTACGCCGGTATCGTCCGAGGACCGCGACACCCGCGCCGTGTTCGGCGATTACATCCACGTTTACGACATGCAGCAGGCCAAGGAAGACGGGGCGACGGTCGCCATTTACTTCGAGTCGCGCCTGGCCAAGCTGTCGCTGAAGCAGGAAGAGCTGCCGCAGATCGACGATGAGGTCGACGAGCTGGCCGAGGACGAGGAAGACAGCCAGAAGGCGCAACTGAAGAGCAAATGGGCGGCGCTGGAAAAGGTGGTCGGCGCCGAGCCGCGCATTGCCAGCGTGGCTGGTGATCTGGTCGCCCACTTCGAGGAACGCAACCAGGCGCAGAGCGGCAAGGCGATGGTCGTCGCCATGAGCCGCGAGATCTGCGTCCATCTCTACAACGAGATCGTCAAGCTACGGCCGGAATGGCACGATGCCGACCCGGAAAAGGGCGCCATCAAGATCGTGATGACCGGTTCGGCCAGCGACAAGGCGCTGCTACGGCCGCATATCTACAGTGCTCAGATCAAGAAGCGGCTGGAGAAGCGCTTCAAGGACCCGGCCGATCCGTTAAGCATCGTCATCGTGCGCGATATGTGGCTGACCGGCTTCGACGCGCCCTGTGTCCATACGCTCTACGTCGACAAGCCGATGAAGAGCCACAACCTGATGCAGGCTATCGCTCGGGTCAATCGGGTGTTCAAGGACAAGCAGGGCGGGCTGGTGGTGGACTACATCGGCATCGCCAACGAGCTGAAAAGCGCCTTGCGGGAGTACACCAACAGCAACGGACGCGGCCGGCCGACGGTGGATGCCGCCGAAGCCTACGCCGTACTGGCAGAGAAACTCGACATCCTGCGCGGCCTGCTGCATGGCTTCGACTACAGCGATTTCCTGTGCGCCGGCCACAAACGGCTGGCGGGTGCTGCCAACCATGTGCTGGGGCTGAAAGACGGCAAGAAGCGCTTTGCCGACACGGCGCTGGCCATGAGCAAGGCCTTCACGCTGTGCTGCACGCTGGATGAAGCCAAGGCGGTGCGTGAAGAGTTGGCTTTCTTCCAGGCGGTGAAAGTCATTTTGACCAAGCGGGAACTCAGTGCGCAGAAACGTAGTGACGAGGAGCGCGAACTGGCGATCCGCCAGATCATCGGTTCGGCGGTAGTCTCCGAAGAAGTGGTCGATGTCTTCGATGCGGTGGGGCTGGACAAGCCGAACATCGGCATCCTCGATGACGAATTCCTGGCCGACGTGCGCAACCTGCCGGAGCGGAATCTGGCGGTCGAGTTGCTGGAGCGCTTGCTGGAAGGCGAAATCAAGACCCGCTTTGCCGGCAACGTGGTGCAGGAAAAGAAGTTTTCTGAACTGCTCGCCAACGTCATCAAGCGCTACCAGAACCGGGCCATCGAAACGGCCCAGGTCATCGAAGAGTTGATCGAGATGGCCAGGAAGTTCCGGGCGGCCGCCAACCGTGGCGAGGAACTGGGGCTGACCGACGATGAAGTGCGTTTCTACGATGCCTTGGTCGACAATGAATCGGCGGTTCGCGAACTGTCCGATGAAACCCTGAAGAAGATCGCTCACGAACTGACCGAGAACCTGCGCCAAAACCTCAGCGTGGACTGGTCGGCCCGGGAGAGCGTGCGGGCCAAGCTGCGCCTGATGGTGAAACGTATCCTGCGCAAGTACAAGTACCCGCCCGACCAGCAGGACGCGGCAGTGGAGTTGGTGTTGCGGCAGATGCAGGCCCTGGGCGAAGCATGGATGGCGTAG
- a CDS encoding ATP-binding protein, producing the protein MRAGEELVTMTPDFLKRIFAEGQADWFEQLAKENASADDVVALLDTQSFFELMNLPYPTSRDGVLARLQQERLIESRIGGWSISNLAAILLAKRLDAFPPELARKAPRVVIYDGPNKLNTREDKLGAKGYAVGFENLIDFVHSSAPQNRFVEQVVREEVKMFPRQAIRELIANGLVHQDFLATGGSVMIEMYSDRLEVSNPGLPPIKVERFIDEYRSRNERLAELMRRMGICEEKGSGIDKVVSAAEVFQLPAPDFRIGDTRTTAVLFAHQDFAEMSKADRTRACYQHCCLKYVSNQRMSNQSLRERFRLPESKAAIASQVIGATKDAGLIKPDESETSSTRYARYLPFWA; encoded by the coding sequence ATGAGGGCCGGCGAAGAGCTGGTTACGATGACGCCTGATTTTCTGAAACGCATTTTTGCCGAGGGGCAGGCAGACTGGTTTGAGCAACTTGCCAAGGAAAATGCATCCGCCGATGACGTGGTGGCGTTGCTCGACACGCAGTCGTTCTTCGAGTTGATGAACTTGCCTTACCCGACCAGCCGAGATGGGGTGTTAGCGCGGTTGCAGCAGGAACGCCTGATTGAGAGTCGTATCGGGGGATGGTCCATCTCGAATCTTGCGGCCATTTTGCTTGCGAAACGACTGGATGCCTTCCCGCCCGAACTGGCGAGAAAAGCACCTCGGGTTGTGATTTACGACGGCCCCAACAAATTGAATACCCGCGAAGACAAGTTGGGGGCCAAGGGATACGCCGTTGGTTTTGAAAACCTGATCGATTTTGTCCACTCTTCGGCGCCTCAAAACAGATTTGTCGAACAGGTGGTGCGTGAAGAGGTCAAGATGTTTCCCCGTCAGGCGATTCGGGAGTTGATCGCCAATGGGCTGGTGCATCAAGATTTTTTGGCAACCGGTGGATCGGTCATGATCGAGATGTATTCCGACCGTTTGGAGGTTTCGAATCCGGGGCTTCCCCCGATCAAGGTCGAACGATTCATCGACGAATACCGCTCACGCAATGAACGGTTGGCTGAGTTGATGCGCCGCATGGGGATTTGCGAGGAAAAAGGTAGTGGCATCGACAAGGTTGTAAGTGCTGCCGAGGTTTTTCAACTGCCTGCGCCGGATTTCAGAATTGGCGATACCCGTACGACAGCGGTGCTATTTGCGCATCAGGATTTTGCCGAGATGAGCAAGGCCGACCGTACCCGGGCCTGTTATCAGCATTGCTGCTTGAAGTACGTCAGCAACCAGCGAATGTCGAACCAAAGCTTGCGTGAACGCTTCCGCCTGCCTGAATCGAAAGCGGCTATTGCTTCTCAAGTCATTGGGGCCACAAAGGATGCCGGGCTGATCAAACCTGACGAGTCAGAAACGTCGTCGACTCGCTATGCCCGTTACCTGCCGTTCTGGGCTTAA
- a CDS encoding helix-turn-helix domain-containing protein — translation MISMETLNRWLAGVPEDEHLEFKEAKQQFDMTKLMRYCAALANEGGGFLVFGVSDKPPRRVVGTQSYQNIGDIKGKILESLRFRVEITELGHPDGRVLVFEIPRARWEHHLHTKGLIG, via the coding sequence ATGATCTCGATGGAGACTCTCAATCGCTGGCTGGCAGGGGTGCCAGAAGACGAGCATCTGGAATTCAAGGAAGCCAAGCAGCAGTTCGATATGACAAAGCTCATGCGCTATTGCGCTGCTTTGGCGAACGAAGGTGGGGGCTTTCTGGTTTTTGGGGTAAGCGACAAACCCCCTCGCCGAGTTGTTGGAACGCAGTCCTACCAGAATATTGGAGATATCAAGGGCAAGATTCTTGAGTCCTTAAGGTTCCGGGTTGAAATCACGGAACTCGGGCATCCTGATGGCAGGGTGCTTGTTTTTGAGATTCCCCGCGCCCGGTGGGAACACCACTTGCATACGAAGGGGCTTATTGGATGA
- a CDS encoding restriction endonuclease subunit S yields MSFDSAPLGSLLSDKGYIRGPFGSALKRQELKTEGIPVYEQQQAIDGHRNFRFFVDQEKFNELKRFAVKQNDLIVSCSGTVGRISVIEEGHPLGLISQALLILRPKDDVLLPRFLYYFLLSPQGKSELVNASQGAVQLNIAPRAVVEKIPTPVPSIAEQERIVHFLCCLDDRIALLGETNATLEAIAQALFKSWFVDFDPVHAKQQGRAPEGMDEATAALFPYSFEESELGLVPKGWGTCPIYDWATYINGAAYKAFEPNSERRGLPIIKIAELKSGVTSQTAYSDVAMPEKYRIETGDILFSWSGNPDTSIDSFVWQHSQAWLNQHIFRVIPHAAKERSFVLQMLKHLRPVFAELARNKQTTGLGHVTVADMKRLHVIRPDKAALDLFNETVAPIHERVFENEKQTQTLATLRDTLLPRLISGQLRLPEAEAMLEEVGS; encoded by the coding sequence ATGAGTTTTGATTCAGCTCCGCTCGGTAGCCTGTTATCCGATAAAGGCTATATCCGAGGCCCATTTGGTTCTGCTCTTAAACGACAAGAATTAAAAACAGAAGGAATACCTGTTTATGAACAGCAGCAGGCAATTGACGGGCATCGTAATTTTCGGTTTTTTGTTGATCAAGAGAAGTTCAACGAGCTGAAGAGATTTGCAGTTAAACAGAACGATTTGATCGTTAGCTGCTCTGGAACCGTTGGTCGGATTTCGGTAATAGAGGAAGGGCATCCGCTTGGACTCATCAGCCAAGCTCTGTTGATACTTCGACCCAAGGACGATGTTCTCCTGCCGCGATTTCTCTACTACTTTTTATTGTCGCCGCAAGGAAAATCTGAACTTGTGAATGCTTCGCAAGGAGCTGTTCAGCTAAACATCGCACCACGAGCGGTAGTCGAGAAAATTCCGACACCTGTACCAAGTATTGCTGAGCAAGAGCGAATCGTTCATTTTCTGTGCTGTCTCGACGACCGCATCGCCCTCCTGGGCGAAACCAATGCCACGCTCGAAGCCATCGCTCAGGCGCTGTTCAAATCGTGGTTTGTCGATTTCGACCCCGTCCACGCCAAACAACAAGGCCGCGCCCCGGAAGGCATGGACGAAGCCACCGCCGCGCTCTTTCCTTACAGCTTCGAGGAATCGGAACTGGGCTTGGTGCCGAAGGGTTGGGGAACTTGTCCGATATACGACTGGGCGACGTATATCAATGGCGCTGCTTACAAGGCTTTTGAGCCGAATTCAGAGCGCCGTGGTTTGCCAATTATCAAGATTGCGGAGCTTAAATCTGGAGTGACGTCGCAGACTGCGTACTCTGACGTTGCGATGCCTGAGAAATATCGCATAGAGACAGGCGATATTTTGTTCTCATGGTCGGGCAACCCGGACACATCAATAGATAGCTTTGTCTGGCAGCACAGTCAAGCATGGCTGAATCAACATATTTTTCGTGTGATACCTCATGCTGCTAAAGAGCGTTCGTTTGTCCTGCAAATGCTAAAACACCTTCGCCCAGTGTTTGCCGAACTGGCGCGCAACAAGCAAACGACCGGGCTAGGCCACGTCACCGTAGCTGACATGAAGCGCCTGCATGTAATTCGTCCTGACAAGGCTGCACTCGACCTCTTTAATGAAACGGTCGCACCGATTCATGAGCGTGTGTTCGAAAACGAAAAACAAACCCAAACCCTCGCCACCCTCCGCGACACCCTGCTTCCCCGCCTGATCTCCGGCCAGTTGCGCCTGCCGGAGGCCGAGGCGATGCTTGAAGAGGTGGGTTCATGA